Proteins from a single region of Croceicoccus marinus:
- a CDS encoding CocE/NonD family hydrolase, protein MRITGAARAAVLALSVSACAPASLPAGSAAPVPAAQAESAPFPDAVRTSLYVPVRDGTRLAVNIYRPSHGDTPAAERLPGIFVATPYRARFRNEDGEIVELAADDRLALQTLLKAGYVVAVADIRGKGASFGTRRGFQDRTEAMDSRDLIEWLARQDYTTGRIGMVGCSYLGGTAFQAATAAPPSLKAVFVGSSDLDKYSFVRRGGITAQFNTRPDEPLEVDLASIPVDGDTDGSQLNAAVAQHAGNTPMGALWYGMPYRDSVSEFTGNRFWDEVAVYSKLDAIRKAGIATYFWGNWHDEPTAQTILSAANMPDSKLLVGPGDHCVPPPGFAFAEEIRRFFDHHLKGIDDGITRDPRAKFMVEGAGWMQSDLLPGEFASAVPFYLAGGKSGTAGSVNDGTLLASPGAAGSDRFTVDYDVTGGEYFAFWAAPMDEHGLSYTAAPLDAPMTLVGYPVVHATVSSSTPDANVFVYLDQVDPSGKAEVISFGRLALSHRKTADAPFETMGLPWHSGLEADVAPLPPGQRADLAIDLTPVSRVVPAGHRLRVTITGADPRQRNLSDIRQDPAPVLTVWRGGDAGSARIELPVAKPGAMEPLD, encoded by the coding sequence ATGCGTATCACAGGCGCCGCCCGCGCGGCCGTACTCGCCCTATCGGTCAGCGCCTGCGCTCCGGCATCGCTTCCCGCCGGATCGGCCGCGCCTGTCCCCGCCGCGCAGGCCGAAAGCGCCCCTTTTCCGGATGCGGTTCGCACTTCGCTCTATGTTCCGGTGCGTGACGGAACGCGGCTGGCGGTCAATATCTACCGCCCCTCGCATGGCGACACGCCCGCTGCCGAAAGACTGCCCGGCATCTTCGTCGCCACGCCCTATCGCGCCCGCTTCCGCAACGAGGATGGCGAGATCGTCGAACTGGCCGCCGACGACCGGCTGGCGCTGCAGACCTTGCTCAAGGCCGGCTATGTCGTCGCCGTCGCCGACATCCGCGGCAAGGGCGCGTCCTTCGGCACCAGGCGCGGCTTCCAGGACCGGACCGAGGCGATGGACAGCCGCGATCTGATCGAGTGGCTGGCCCGGCAGGATTACACCACCGGCAGGATCGGCATGGTCGGCTGCTCCTATCTGGGCGGCACCGCGTTCCAGGCCGCGACCGCCGCGCCGCCATCGCTCAAGGCGGTGTTCGTGGGCTCGTCCGATCTCGACAAATACAGCTTCGTCCGGCGCGGCGGCATCACCGCCCAGTTCAACACCCGCCCCGACGAACCGCTGGAGGTCGATCTTGCCAGCATCCCGGTCGATGGCGATACCGACGGATCGCAATTGAACGCGGCAGTGGCGCAGCATGCGGGCAATACGCCGATGGGCGCGCTGTGGTACGGCATGCCGTACCGCGACAGCGTGTCGGAATTCACCGGCAACCGCTTCTGGGACGAGGTCGCGGTCTACAGCAAGCTGGACGCGATCCGTAAAGCCGGGATCGCCACCTATTTCTGGGGCAACTGGCACGACGAACCCACCGCCCAGACGATCCTGAGCGCGGCCAACATGCCGGACTCGAAGCTGCTGGTCGGGCCGGGCGACCACTGCGTCCCGCCGCCGGGCTTCGCTTTTGCCGAAGAAATCCGCCGCTTCTTCGATCACCACCTGAAAGGCATCGACGACGGGATCACCCGCGACCCGCGCGCGAAATTCATGGTCGAGGGAGCGGGCTGGATGCAGTCCGACCTGCTGCCCGGCGAGTTCGCCAGCGCCGTGCCGTTCTATCTGGCAGGCGGCAAGTCGGGCACCGCCGGATCGGTCAACGACGGCACCCTGCTGGCCAGCCCCGGCGCGGCGGGCAGCGACCGCTTCACCGTCGACTACGACGTGACGGGCGGCGAATATTTTGCCTTCTGGGCCGCACCGATGGACGAACACGGGCTCAGCTATACCGCGGCGCCTTTGGATGCGCCGATGACGCTGGTGGGCTATCCGGTGGTGCATGCCACGGTTTCGTCCAGCACGCCCGACGCCAATGTATTCGTCTATCTCGACCAGGTCGATCCGTCCGGCAAGGCAGAGGTGATCTCCTTCGGCCGGCTTGCCCTGTCGCACCGCAAGACCGCCGACGCGCCGTTCGAGACGATGGGCCTGCCCTGGCATTCGGGGCTGGAGGCCGATGTCGCGCCGCTGCCCCCGGGGCAAAGGGCCGACCTTGCCATCGACCTCACCCCGGTATCGCGCGTCGTCCCTGCCGGGCACCGCCTGCGCGTCACCATCACCGGTGCCGATCCGCGCCAGCGCAACCTTTCCGACATCCGGCAGGACCCCGCCCCGGTGCTGACCGTGTGGCGCGGCGGCGATGCCGGATCCGCCCGTATCGAACTGCCCGTCGCAAAACCCGGCGCGATGGAGCCGCTGGATTGA
- a CDS encoding CapA family protein: protein MTAGPAPSSLREPIRIVVTGDLVLDEPDADHWLSGIAPALRAADLAIGHLEVPHAIGGEELAGDVPAPAAPPGNLAALARAGFGMVSLAGNHIADCGARGIAETRAGLAAQHIAFTGAGADLAEAREPAIAEVKGWRVGLLSYNCVGPEAAWATESRAGCNYLRVDTADGSPIAPAAPLAHVPGAALDRLTRDIAALRARADIVLVALHKGKVHTPALVEPYERALADAAMEAGADAVLGHHAHIVRGIAFAGHRPVFHGLGNGCVVTSALSPAQDHPARREWAERRKQMFGFEPDPAFTLAPFHPQAVNAFMGELVFAGDAPVRTSVIAVRVEPPGRPVLADEPDREQIFRYVEAITRHASLPPIAIGADGRVAPA, encoded by the coding sequence TTGACCGCCGGACCCGCCCCCTCTTCCTTGCGCGAACCGATCCGCATCGTCGTCACCGGCGATCTGGTGCTGGACGAGCCCGATGCCGATCACTGGCTATCGGGCATTGCCCCCGCCCTGCGCGCCGCTGACCTCGCCATCGGCCACCTGGAAGTCCCGCATGCCATCGGCGGGGAGGAACTGGCAGGCGACGTCCCCGCGCCCGCAGCGCCGCCCGGGAACTTGGCCGCCCTTGCGCGCGCCGGGTTCGGCATGGTCAGCCTTGCGGGCAACCATATCGCCGATTGCGGCGCGCGCGGCATTGCCGAAACACGCGCGGGCCTTGCCGCGCAGCACATCGCCTTTACCGGCGCGGGCGCCGATCTGGCCGAAGCACGCGAGCCCGCCATCGCCGAGGTCAAGGGCTGGCGCGTCGGCCTGCTCAGCTATAATTGCGTGGGGCCGGAAGCGGCGTGGGCGACCGAGAGCCGCGCGGGCTGCAACTATCTGCGCGTCGATACCGCCGACGGATCGCCCATCGCGCCCGCCGCGCCGCTGGCGCATGTGCCCGGCGCCGCGCTCGACCGGCTGACGCGGGACATCGCCGCCCTGCGCGCGCGCGCCGACATCGTGCTGGTCGCGCTGCACAAGGGCAAGGTCCACACCCCAGCGCTGGTCGAACCCTATGAGCGGGCGCTGGCCGATGCCGCGATGGAGGCAGGCGCCGACGCAGTGCTGGGCCACCACGCCCATATCGTGCGCGGCATCGCCTTTGCGGGGCACCGCCCCGTCTTCCACGGGCTGGGCAATGGCTGCGTCGTGACCAGCGCGCTCAGCCCCGCGCAGGATCACCCCGCGCGCCGCGAATGGGCCGAGCGGCGCAAGCAGATGTTCGGCTTCGAGCCCGACCCCGCCTTCACGCTCGCGCCGTTCCACCCGCAGGCGGTCAACGCCTTCATGGGCGAGCTGGTGTTCGCGGGCGATGCGCCCGTCCGTACCTCTGTGATTGCGGTGCGGGTCGAACCGCCCGGCCGCCCCGTTCTGGCGGACGAACCCGACCGCGAACAGATCTTCCGCTATGTCGAGGCGATTACCCGGCACGCCTCGCTGCCCCCCATCGCCATCGGTGCGGACGGCAGGGTCGCCCCGGCATGA
- a CDS encoding 2-hydroxyacyl-CoA dehydratase subunit D, with amino-acid sequence MTRAPSTTGTGQRMRKTLACTAEAAAYQKAYGMDLRRRVVDEGEPFAIVQADTPHEIFHAMDIPIITNQWWSAYISAKQLSGHYFEVLGDKGYPGNSCKYCSLGFACTLANDPETAPWGGLPRPTVLVARLTCDCIQHVFGQWAEAMDTEFFPMEAPAWEHKDPRWFENALDDWEEVYGPARIDLMVAEMRELIALLEQRTGRRFDEEKFRHLMEQINVQEGYIWEANQALAKARPCPVSIGEQMSNTMIPQWHRGSDWAVAHARKFRDEVMERIAQGEGAAQDERVRLMWIGAGLWHDPGFYQALEEKIGAVFVWSMYMPFAGPQYIRALKGRPMEALASRICSMNEVLHLPPWMNGWMGNEAQRCGIDAALVLLPPDNRLSQSGTRMTAHTLEEAGVPVLMLDADMVDAANWDHDRMVTLVCDFLKEKRLA; translated from the coding sequence ATGACCAGAGCGCCCTCAACAACAGGCACCGGCCAGCGCATGCGCAAGACACTGGCCTGCACGGCCGAGGCCGCCGCCTATCAGAAGGCCTATGGCATGGACCTGCGCCGCCGCGTGGTGGACGAAGGCGAGCCCTTTGCCATCGTGCAGGCCGACACCCCGCACGAGATATTCCACGCAATGGACATACCGATCATCACCAACCAATGGTGGTCGGCCTATATCTCGGCCAAGCAGCTGTCGGGCCATTATTTCGAGGTTCTGGGGGACAAGGGCTATCCCGGCAACAGCTGCAAATATTGCTCGCTTGGCTTTGCCTGCACTTTGGCGAACGATCCCGAAACCGCGCCCTGGGGCGGCTTGCCGCGACCCACGGTGCTGGTCGCGCGGCTGACCTGCGACTGCATCCAGCATGTCTTCGGCCAGTGGGCCGAGGCGATGGATACCGAGTTCTTCCCGATGGAAGCCCCCGCGTGGGAGCACAAGGACCCGCGCTGGTTCGAGAATGCGCTGGACGACTGGGAGGAAGTCTATGGCCCCGCGCGCATCGACCTGATGGTCGCGGAAATGCGCGAGCTGATCGCCCTTCTGGAACAGCGCACCGGACGGCGTTTCGACGAGGAGAAGTTCCGGCACCTGATGGAACAGATCAACGTGCAGGAAGGCTATATCTGGGAAGCGAACCAGGCGCTGGCCAAGGCGCGCCCCTGCCCCGTGTCGATCGGCGAGCAGATGTCGAACACCATGATCCCCCAGTGGCACCGCGGATCCGACTGGGCGGTCGCGCATGCCAGGAAGTTCCGCGACGAGGTGATGGAGCGCATCGCGCAGGGCGAAGGCGCCGCGCAGGACGAGCGCGTCCGCCTGATGTGGATCGGCGCGGGGCTGTGGCACGATCCCGGCTTCTACCAGGCGCTGGAGGAGAAGATCGGCGCGGTCTTCGTCTGGTCGATGTACATGCCCTTTGCGGGGCCGCAATATATCCGCGCGCTGAAAGGCAGGCCGATGGAAGCGCTGGCCAGCCGGATCTGTTCGATGAACGAGGTGCTGCACCTGCCCCCCTGGATGAACGGCTGGATGGGGAACGAGGCGCAGCGCTGCGGCATCGATGCCGCGCTGGTGCTGCTGCCGCCCGACAACCGCCTGTCGCAATCGGGCACCAGGATGACCGCGCATACGCTGGAGGAAGCCGGCGTGCCGGTGCTGATGCTGGATGCCGACATGGTCGATGCCGCCAACTGGGACCATGACCGCATGGTGACGCTGGTGTGCGACTTCCTGAAGGAGAAGAGGCTGGCATGA
- a CDS encoding TRAP transporter large permease, whose amino-acid sequence MMFANAATGLIGVVLLFALLVAGLPIGAALGLVGLGGLMLILGIEPALIKSGVIAIDTLTRYELGTLPLFILMAQLFFAANASRDLFDAAASFMGHRRGGLAYAAVGGCAGFGAINGSSLATAATIGMVALPEMRKRGYSDALATGTVAAGGTLGQMIPPSGALIVFGIIAEQSIGALFTAAIVPGITQMLFYALVIWLLVLFRPSIAPRSDRAGWGERMRALSRIIDMLALIALVIGGIALGWMSPTEAASIGVSGALLISALRRRLSLPMLQHAFGETLRTSGMILLVVIGALVFSVFVSVTGLADALGTLVTAFDLGPVATLLLVALLLLLLGSVLDGLALMLLTTPILLPIVQQVGMSPIWFGIFICRAMEIGFVHPPLGMNLYVIQGVAKDVPITRIFKGVTPFLLSDLLHLLLLILFPAMALWLPTILE is encoded by the coding sequence ATGATGTTCGCCAATGCGGCGACCGGCCTGATCGGCGTGGTCCTGCTGTTCGCGCTGCTGGTCGCGGGGCTGCCGATCGGCGCGGCGCTGGGGCTGGTGGGGCTGGGCGGGCTGATGCTGATCCTTGGCATCGAACCCGCGCTGATCAAGTCGGGCGTGATCGCCATCGACACGCTGACACGGTACGAGCTTGGCACGCTGCCCTTGTTCATCCTGATGGCGCAATTGTTCTTCGCCGCCAATGCCAGCCGCGACCTGTTCGATGCCGCCGCCAGCTTCATGGGGCACCGCCGCGGCGGGCTGGCCTATGCCGCGGTAGGGGGCTGCGCGGGTTTCGGCGCGATCAACGGGTCCAGCCTGGCCACCGCCGCCACCATCGGCATGGTCGCCCTGCCGGAAATGAGGAAGCGCGGCTATTCCGACGCGCTGGCCACCGGCACGGTCGCGGCGGGCGGCACGCTGGGGCAGATGATCCCGCCGTCGGGCGCGCTGATCGTGTTCGGGATCATCGCCGAACAATCGATCGGCGCCCTGTTCACCGCCGCCATCGTGCCGGGCATAACCCAGATGCTGTTCTATGCGCTGGTGATCTGGCTGCTGGTCCTTTTCCGCCCCTCCATCGCGCCGCGCAGCGACCGCGCCGGATGGGGTGAGCGGATGCGCGCGCTGTCGCGCATCATCGACATGCTGGCGCTGATCGCACTGGTCATCGGCGGCATCGCGCTGGGCTGGATGAGCCCGACCGAGGCCGCTTCGATCGGCGTGTCGGGCGCGCTGCTGATTTCGGCGCTGCGCCGCCGCCTGTCGCTGCCCATGCTTCAACACGCCTTTGGCGAGACGCTGCGAACCAGCGGCATGATCCTGCTGGTGGTGATCGGGGCACTGGTCTTCTCGGTCTTCGTCAGCGTCACCGGGCTGGCCGATGCGCTGGGCACGCTGGTCACCGCGTTCGACCTGGGACCCGTTGCCACCCTGCTGCTGGTCGCGCTGCTGCTGCTGCTGCTGGGCTCGGTGCTCGACGGGCTGGCGCTGATGCTGCTGACCACGCCGATCCTGCTGCCCATCGTGCAGCAGGTGGGCATGTCGCCAATCTGGTTCGGCATCTTCATCTGCCGCGCGATGGAGATCGGCTTCGTCCACCCGCCGCTGGGCATGAACCTCTATGTCATCCAGGGCGTGGCCAAGGACGTGCCGATCACCCGCATCTTCAAGGGCGTGACCCCCTTCCTGCTCAGCGATCTGCTGCATCTGCTGCTGCTGATCCTGTTCCCCGCCATGGCCTTGTGGCTGCCGACGATACTGGAATGA
- a CDS encoding GntR family transcriptional regulator: MELSLGSNGKAPNALQVADFIRERIRRGRMVPGQRLVEVEIIRQTGASRAKVREAFQRLEVEGLVEIEEYHGASVRDAGIDEVRQIYQCRAALEGLCAAQFITNASAAQRSELVEIQRQLDACVEERMPEQFGRLNMMWHRKLIEGAGNEIAASLLERLHVPIHRLMFESFYSSERLKAANADHHRVLDAIMANDPVRASAEMQSHIGAGLGVLSLIHEEVLA; encoded by the coding sequence ATGGAATTGTCGCTGGGTTCGAACGGCAAGGCGCCCAATGCGCTGCAGGTTGCCGACTTCATCCGCGAGCGTATCAGGCGCGGGCGGATGGTCCCCGGTCAGCGTCTGGTCGAGGTGGAGATCATCCGCCAGACCGGGGCAAGCCGGGCCAAGGTGCGCGAGGCGTTCCAGCGGCTGGAAGTGGAAGGGCTGGTCGAGATCGAGGAATATCACGGCGCCTCGGTCCGTGATGCCGGGATCGACGAGGTGCGGCAGATCTATCAATGCCGCGCCGCGCTGGAAGGGCTGTGCGCCGCCCAGTTCATCACCAATGCCAGCGCGGCCCAGCGCAGCGAGCTGGTCGAGATCCAGCGCCAGCTCGATGCGTGTGTCGAGGAGCGGATGCCCGAGCAGTTCGGCCGGCTTAACATGATGTGGCACCGCAAGCTGATCGAGGGCGCAGGCAACGAGATCGCCGCCAGCCTGCTGGAGCGGCTGCACGTGCCTATCCACCGGTTGATGTTCGAAAGCTTCTACAGCAGCGAGCGGCTGAAGGCGGCCAATGCCGACCATCACCGCGTGCTGGATGCCATCATGGCGAATGACCCGGTCCGCGCCAGCGCGGAGATGCAATCGCATATCGGCGCGGGCCTGGGCGTGCTGTCGCTGATCCACGAGGAAGTGCTGGCCTGA
- a CDS encoding TRAP transporter small permease subunit translates to MKRALIWLGWAGGIGLLLATAVDTAGVIGRHVGLPVHGSIELIQPAILLAGVAGLLAATWTRSHAKVHLVIDRLGERGRRRAGRFADMAALLFFAGLLVGSAWLQIDMWDSHERSELVGVPWAAMRMLTSAGLFAITCLLAWRMVRREP, encoded by the coding sequence ATGAAGCGCGCCCTCATCTGGCTCGGCTGGGCGGGCGGGATCGGCCTGCTGCTGGCCACCGCCGTCGACACGGCGGGCGTCATCGGCCGCCACGTCGGCCTGCCCGTGCACGGATCGATAGAACTGATCCAGCCCGCGATCCTGCTGGCGGGCGTGGCGGGGCTGCTTGCCGCGACCTGGACACGCTCGCACGCCAAGGTCCATTTGGTGATCGACCGGCTGGGCGAGCGCGGCCGCCGCCGGGCGGGCCGTTTCGCCGACATGGCCGCTCTGCTGTTCTTCGCCGGGCTGCTGGTCGGCAGCGCCTGGCTGCAGATCGACATGTGGGACAGCCACGAACGCAGCGAACTGGTCGGCGTGCCCTGGGCCGCGATGCGGATGCTGACAAGCGCGGGGCTGTTTGCCATCACCTGCCTGCTCGCCTGGCGCATGGTCAGGAGGGAGCCATGA
- a CDS encoding CaiB/BaiF CoA-transferase family protein, whose protein sequence is MKPLAGHRLAMLGAMRDRPLARYLLSMGAEPCERVEDASFVIDDLGLAETRELPIPASAVHVSVTPFGSGGPLSQWKGGELVASAMGGALRVTGEPGLPPVKEALDACTFHADMVAACGAMAAHYARGNGKFGHGRGQHVDVSIQQVAFSRNFNGVLVWQFDRRKLERVGGSLAYGKAKVRAIWTLADGWCFHSLMTGRLGAPANQALSDWMDDAGMPNPLAGTDWLSYNRSTLPAETRAVWEAAIAAFFASRTKAEIADEGHRRGINACVVNEPADVLADRHLAARGFFDTPSGLPERFAALREGEAKALPNPAVHAGERPGPLSGVRVLDFAWALVGSITTKTLGDLGAEIVKIESRTRPDLARLDVQVSASEHGNLDDKPWFAHLNSSKRSLSLDMKNPRAREILDPLIDWADVVVENFSPGTMGKLGLDYDTLARRNPGIVMVSGSVFGQTGPMAQEWGVDGTGGALSGRTFLTGYPGRDPVIPGAVPYGDVIVPFVMAAGVAAGLQHRRDTGRGCHIDASMYEICVQQMRPSLAAALAGQRPQRMGNADPQVHFQDVFPAAGEDRWVAISAFTADEYEKLIAITGSDISAWTAAREDRAIARELQAAGLACGVVQDAEDMIDHDPQLAERGALVMLDHPLLGPFGHIATPIRFSHDGFEPFRAPRMGEHCREIAHDICGLSDAAIDDLTQAGVFQ, encoded by the coding sequence ATGAAACCGCTGGCCGGACACCGCCTTGCCATGCTGGGCGCGATGCGGGACCGCCCGCTCGCCCGCTATCTGCTGTCGATGGGGGCAGAGCCTTGCGAACGGGTGGAGGATGCCTCGTTCGTGATCGACGACCTGGGACTTGCCGAAACGCGCGAGCTGCCGATCCCGGCCAGCGCGGTCCATGTCTCGGTCACCCCGTTCGGATCGGGCGGCCCGCTGTCGCAGTGGAAGGGCGGAGAGCTGGTCGCATCCGCCATGGGCGGCGCGCTGCGCGTGACGGGCGAGCCGGGCCTGCCGCCGGTCAAGGAAGCGCTCGACGCGTGCACGTTCCATGCCGACATGGTGGCGGCCTGCGGCGCGATGGCGGCACATTATGCGCGTGGAAACGGCAAGTTCGGGCACGGAAGGGGCCAGCATGTCGACGTGTCGATCCAGCAGGTCGCCTTCAGCCGCAATTTCAACGGCGTGCTGGTCTGGCAGTTCGACCGGCGCAAGCTGGAACGAGTCGGCGGATCGCTCGCCTATGGCAAGGCCAAGGTGCGCGCGATCTGGACGCTGGCCGACGGCTGGTGCTTCCATTCGCTGATGACGGGCCGGCTGGGCGCACCCGCGAACCAGGCCCTCTCTGACTGGATGGACGATGCCGGCATGCCCAACCCGCTGGCGGGTACCGACTGGCTATCCTATAATCGATCGACCCTGCCCGCCGAAACGCGCGCGGTATGGGAAGCCGCCATCGCGGCGTTCTTCGCCAGCCGGACCAAGGCTGAGATTGCCGACGAGGGGCACCGGCGCGGCATCAATGCCTGCGTCGTGAACGAACCGGCGGACGTGCTGGCCGATCGGCACCTGGCCGCGCGCGGTTTCTTCGATACTCCCAGCGGTCTGCCCGAACGCTTTGCCGCTCTGCGAGAGGGCGAGGCGAAAGCGCTACCGAATCCAGCCGTTCATGCGGGCGAGCGGCCCGGCCCGCTGTCGGGCGTCAGGGTGCTGGATTTTGCCTGGGCGCTGGTCGGATCGATCACCACCAAGACGCTGGGCGACCTGGGGGCCGAGATCGTGAAGATCGAAAGCCGCACTCGCCCCGATCTCGCCCGGCTGGACGTCCAGGTGTCGGCGTCGGAACATGGCAATCTGGACGACAAGCCATGGTTCGCCCATCTCAACAGTTCCAAGCGCAGCCTGTCGCTCGACATGAAGAACCCGCGTGCGCGCGAGATCCTGGACCCGCTCATCGACTGGGCCGATGTGGTGGTGGAGAATTTCTCGCCCGGCACCATGGGCAAGCTGGGGCTGGATTACGACACGCTGGCACGGCGCAATCCCGGCATCGTGATGGTATCGGGCAGCGTGTTCGGCCAAACCGGGCCGATGGCGCAGGAATGGGGCGTCGACGGCACCGGCGGCGCGCTGTCGGGGCGGACCTTCCTGACCGGCTATCCCGGCCGCGATCCGGTGATCCCCGGCGCGGTGCCCTATGGCGATGTCATCGTGCCCTTCGTGATGGCCGCCGGTGTCGCGGCCGGGCTGCAGCACCGGCGCGACACCGGGCGCGGCTGCCACATCGATGCATCGATGTACGAGATCTGCGTCCAGCAGATGCGCCCCAGCCTGGCCGCCGCGCTGGCCGGGCAGCGTCCGCAGCGCATGGGCAATGCCGATCCGCAGGTGCATTTCCAAGACGTGTTCCCCGCCGCGGGCGAGGATCGCTGGGTCGCCATCAGCGCGTTCACTGCCGATGAATACGAAAAGCTAATCGCCATTACCGGCAGCGACATCTCCGCCTGGACCGCCGCCCGCGAGGATCGCGCCATCGCGCGGGAGCTTCAGGCCGCAGGTCTGGCCTGCGGCGTGGTGCAGGATGCCGAGGACATGATCGATCACGACCCGCAGCTTGCCGAAAGGGGCGCGCTGGTCATGCTGGACCATCCGCTGCTGGGCCCGTTCGGCCATATCGCCACGCCGATCCGCTTTTCGCACGATGGCTTCGAACCATTCCGCGCCCCGCGCATGGGCGAGCATTGCCGCGAAATCGCGCATGACATCTGCGGCCTGTCCGATGCCGCCATCGACGATCTGACCCAGGCCGGAGTCTTCCAATGA
- the dctP gene encoding TRAP transporter substrate-binding protein DctP gives MTAARAVFGRWAAIVLLALAGLLAGCAQPAPPGVTVLTYASPYGPGHPFSRADQEWIDWVEKESGGSIQIRPNWSGQLLSSDMSLEELRHGVADIGLITPIYSRGGTHLTRIQTGFYSGADTMPQQLALYRCMLESSPQLRAEIAGLKVLAVQGGPTVGIVTRDRRLSSLDDLQGLRLRAPTELLTVLGTLGADPVNMPMGEVYSALAKGVIDGVIAPADTFRSLHFAEVTGHFNTLVIPRGAYPARAMGQERWDRLTPEHQALLERGIAVWEAAMMTELETAWQQGYDEAVAQGIEIRGMSRSEQARFDALYLADAERNAQALGRFGIDGEAVFRTARSSLREDGAISCNEE, from the coding sequence ATGACCGCCGCGCGCGCAGTTTTCGGCAGGTGGGCCGCCATCGTGCTGCTGGCGCTGGCCGGGCTGCTGGCGGGCTGCGCACAGCCTGCCCCGCCGGGAGTGACGGTGCTGACCTATGCCAGCCCATACGGCCCCGGCCACCCGTTCAGCCGCGCCGACCAGGAGTGGATCGACTGGGTGGAGAAGGAATCGGGCGGCAGCATCCAAATTCGCCCGAACTGGTCGGGCCAGCTGCTGTCCAGCGACATGTCGCTTGAGGAATTGCGCCACGGGGTCGCCGACATTGGCCTCATCACCCCGATCTATTCGCGCGGGGGAACGCATCTGACCCGCATCCAGACGGGTTTCTATTCGGGCGCGGACACCATGCCGCAGCAGCTGGCGCTGTATCGCTGCATGCTGGAAAGCAGTCCGCAATTGAGAGCCGAGATCGCCGGGCTGAAGGTGCTGGCCGTGCAGGGCGGGCCGACCGTGGGCATCGTGACGCGCGACCGCAGGCTGTCCAGCCTGGACGATCTGCAGGGCCTGCGCCTGCGCGCCCCGACAGAACTGCTGACCGTGCTGGGCACCCTGGGCGCGGACCCCGTCAACATGCCAATGGGAGAGGTCTATTCCGCGCTGGCCAAGGGGGTGATCGACGGGGTGATCGCGCCTGCCGACACGTTCCGGTCGCTGCATTTCGCCGAGGTGACGGGCCATTTCAACACGCTGGTGATCCCGCGCGGCGCCTATCCCGCGCGCGCCATGGGGCAGGAACGCTGGGACCGGCTGACGCCCGAACACCAGGCGCTGCTGGAACGGGGCATCGCGGTCTGGGAAGCGGCGATGATGACCGAGCTCGAGACCGCCTGGCAGCAGGGATATGACGAGGCCGTGGCGCAGGGGATCGAGATCAGGGGCATGTCGCGGTCCGAACAGGCGCGCTTCGACGCGCTCTACCTTGCCGATGCGGAGCGCAATGCGCAGGCGCTGGGCCGCTTCGGCATCGATGGCGAGGCGGTGTTCCGCACCGCCCGAAGCAGCCTGCGCGAAGACGGCGCAATCTCATGCAACGAGGAGTGA